A genomic window from Candidatus Pelagisphaera phototrophica includes:
- a CDS encoding cytochrome c3 family protein — MSRVFPKWSNALPLKIIVFVFILAAAVVSGVTYYATPNYTRVGYQPAQPVPYDHSFHVGQLGLDCRYCHSKVEESGHANVPSAGTCMSCHSQIKTDSELLEPIRASYASGDPIPWVRVHEAPDYVYFNHAVHVNRGVSCVECHGKVNEMEVVTHDQPLSMGWCLDCHRNPEEHIRPVDLVTNLDWVHPGGKKGQIEDGLKFVEEWNINPPQSCSGCHR; from the coding sequence ATGTCAAGAGTGTTTCCAAAGTGGTCTAACGCGCTTCCTTTAAAGATAATTGTCTTTGTATTTATATTAGCGGCGGCCGTTGTTTCTGGAGTAACATACTACGCAACTCCAAACTACACGCGTGTTGGCTACCAGCCAGCGCAACCCGTACCCTACGATCACAGTTTTCATGTGGGTCAACTTGGGTTGGATTGCCGGTATTGCCATAGCAAAGTTGAGGAGTCCGGTCACGCTAACGTCCCGTCTGCGGGCACCTGTATGTCCTGTCATAGTCAGATAAAAACCGATAGCGAGTTGCTGGAGCCAATTAGGGCGAGCTACGCATCGGGGGACCCGATTCCTTGGGTTCGCGTCCATGAAGCACCGGACTATGTTTATTTTAATCACGCGGTACACGTAAACCGTGGTGTTTCTTGTGTGGAATGCCACGGTAAGGTGAACGAGATGGAAGTCGTGACCCATGACCAGCCCCTCAGCATGGGTTGGTGCTTGGATTGTCACCGCAATCCAGAAGAGCATATTCGTCCTGTCGACCTGGTTACCAATCTCGATTGGGTGCACCCGGGCGGCAAGAAAGGCCAGATCGAAGATGGCTTGAAGTTTGTCGAAGAGTGGAACATTAACCCGCCTCAAAGTTGCTCAGGCTGCCACCGATGA
- a CDS encoding TAT-variant-translocated molybdopterin oxidoreductase — MKPINSTPSTMAEQTGPRYWRSLDELSQSPEFIEQVHREFGPEASEMNEVDRRHFFKIMAASFALGGVGFTGCRRPESYILPHSKAPEYQVPGQPLYYASQFSLRGEGIPLLVETHAGRPTKIEGNSDYRGYSGGTSLKAQASLLELYDPDRSTRYTKDGANLSKEEALDTLKNLNGAFNTSKGKGVGVLTEKSSSPTRLRLKKAFLKAYPNAIWSEYEPVVTENSKEAAALIAGANLEPKYDLTDAERILSVEGDFLGDNPGSLSLSKQFADGRRVRSAEDQMNRLYVAESGFSMTGAMADHRKRLASSHMTALLAAAALEINLGVEGEALQPIFEKLASGLDSETREWISGAMVDLDHFKGKSVVYAGPQLSKEAQGIALLINEKLGNLGKTLKLVEVEEDNSASIQKLSEAIDSGSIETLIIAGGNPVYNAPADLDFGPKLGKVESVLRLGYYDDETSEKSNYHFVQSHYLEAWGDGRTYNGDILTQQPMILPLFDGISEIEMLGRLVGEENVDGHSLVYGTFQNIGSSGKRAFDKFLHDGFLSDSGFKVNRSLISGMKLANVLADAEAPVSPTGKDNLEVVFTVDSCVDDGRYLNNGWLQECPDPMTKMTWDNAIYVSPRLANELDIVAADSLLQITRKNPNVVKDGRSYSPAGKVSVGGREVTGGIQILPGLDNYSIILPLGYGRARTGRVGTNSGYSSYSVRTSDTAHFASGASIELTGEVIQLANTQEHWSMEGRAIIRESNIDDYASDPHWVDKMGMESHSPPVLGKDKGMSVQERSMSTPRGGSAYEHPNHTGIHQWGMSIDLNVCSGCNACVVACQSENNIPIVGRDQVRRGREMHWIRLDRYFSSSDVKRDKDGNPILDSHGERQLDLAAIPEDPQVSLQPIGCMHCETAPCETVCPVNATVHDEDGLNTMAYNRCIGTRYCANNCPYKVRRFNFMDYQQRPLDRLYEGPLAPKGMPELVQMAQNPDVSVRMRGVMEKCTYCVQRIQQAKIAQKVKASDSNDIRIPDGTIKVACQQVCPMDAIEFGDVSDPNSKVSELQANERNYAVLGYTNARPRTTYLAKLRNPNPDMPDYYDQPLAKAEYKATKPKKKGGYDSHNDHGYEDAHSETGGSH; from the coding sequence ATGAAACCGATTAATTCCACACCTTCTACTATGGCAGAGCAAACGGGGCCTCGCTACTGGCGAAGCCTTGACGAGTTGTCCCAGTCTCCTGAATTCATCGAGCAAGTACACCGTGAATTCGGCCCCGAGGCATCGGAGATGAACGAGGTCGACCGCCGTCATTTCTTCAAGATAATGGCCGCATCTTTCGCCTTGGGCGGAGTAGGCTTTACCGGCTGTCGTCGTCCGGAGTCCTATATTTTGCCGCATTCGAAGGCTCCCGAGTACCAGGTGCCGGGCCAGCCGCTTTACTATGCGTCCCAATTTTCTCTGCGGGGTGAAGGGATCCCTTTGCTCGTCGAGACTCACGCGGGTCGCCCCACAAAAATCGAGGGAAACTCCGATTACAGGGGCTACAGCGGCGGAACCAGTCTCAAAGCCCAGGCCTCATTGCTCGAGCTCTACGATCCTGATCGCTCGACCCGCTACACCAAAGACGGTGCGAACCTTTCAAAAGAGGAAGCACTCGATACCCTCAAGAATTTAAATGGAGCGTTTAACACTTCCAAAGGAAAAGGCGTCGGCGTTTTAACCGAAAAGTCCTCGTCACCCACTCGCCTCCGCCTGAAGAAGGCCTTTTTAAAGGCCTATCCTAATGCGATTTGGTCTGAGTATGAGCCGGTTGTGACAGAAAACTCGAAGGAAGCAGCAGCTTTAATTGCCGGCGCCAATCTCGAGCCGAAGTATGACCTTACGGACGCAGAGCGCATTCTCAGCGTTGAGGGTGATTTTCTAGGAGACAATCCAGGGAGCCTTAGTCTGAGCAAGCAGTTTGCCGATGGCCGACGGGTGCGTTCAGCGGAAGATCAAATGAATCGGTTGTATGTTGCAGAAAGCGGTTTCAGCATGACCGGAGCGATGGCGGATCACCGCAAGCGTCTTGCAAGCAGCCATATGACGGCTTTACTCGCGGCGGCGGCGCTCGAAATCAATCTTGGAGTGGAAGGCGAAGCCTTGCAGCCGATCTTTGAGAAACTTGCTAGTGGCCTCGATTCGGAAACGAGAGAATGGATCAGCGGGGCCATGGTCGACTTAGACCACTTCAAAGGCAAAAGTGTGGTCTACGCTGGACCGCAATTGAGCAAGGAAGCTCAGGGGATCGCGTTGCTGATCAACGAGAAACTTGGAAATCTGGGCAAGACGCTCAAGTTGGTTGAAGTTGAAGAGGATAATTCAGCAAGCATCCAGAAACTGAGCGAGGCAATTGACTCCGGTTCGATTGAAACGTTGATTATCGCTGGCGGTAATCCGGTCTACAACGCGCCCGCTGATCTTGATTTTGGTCCTAAGCTAGGGAAGGTTGAATCGGTTCTTCGACTGGGTTACTACGACGATGAAACGTCCGAGAAATCCAATTACCACTTTGTTCAGTCCCACTACCTAGAGGCTTGGGGGGATGGCCGTACTTACAATGGTGATATCCTCACCCAGCAGCCAATGATCTTGCCTCTGTTCGATGGCATCTCGGAGATTGAGATGCTGGGACGATTAGTTGGTGAAGAGAACGTAGATGGGCATAGTCTTGTTTACGGAACTTTTCAGAATATTGGTTCCAGTGGGAAACGGGCATTCGACAAGTTCCTCCACGACGGCTTCCTGAGCGATTCGGGTTTCAAAGTGAACCGGTCCCTAATTTCAGGAATGAAACTGGCGAATGTACTTGCAGATGCGGAAGCTCCGGTTTCGCCGACTGGTAAAGATAATTTAGAAGTCGTATTCACGGTAGACTCTTGCGTTGATGATGGGCGTTATTTGAACAACGGATGGCTTCAAGAGTGTCCGGATCCCATGACGAAGATGACGTGGGATAACGCTATTTACGTAAGCCCGCGACTAGCCAATGAGCTGGACATCGTGGCAGCGGATTCATTGCTGCAAATCACCCGCAAGAATCCAAACGTAGTCAAAGACGGACGGTCTTACTCTCCTGCTGGCAAGGTTTCGGTGGGAGGGCGCGAGGTTACAGGAGGCATTCAGATCCTTCCAGGCCTAGATAATTATTCGATCATTCTTCCTCTTGGCTACGGTCGTGCCCGTACGGGTAGAGTGGGTACCAATTCTGGCTACAGTTCCTACTCAGTAAGGACATCGGATACCGCTCATTTCGCTTCCGGTGCTTCGATCGAGCTGACCGGTGAAGTCATCCAGCTCGCGAATACACAAGAACACTGGTCGATGGAAGGTCGGGCGATCATTCGCGAGTCCAATATCGACGACTACGCGTCGGATCCGCATTGGGTGGACAAGATGGGTATGGAAAGCCACTCGCCTCCCGTACTCGGGAAGGACAAGGGGATGTCTGTACAGGAGCGTTCGATGTCCACTCCTCGTGGAGGATCCGCTTACGAGCATCCCAACCACACCGGTATCCATCAGTGGGGAATGTCGATCGACTTGAACGTCTGCTCGGGTTGTAATGCCTGCGTCGTTGCCTGCCAAAGTGAAAATAATATTCCAATCGTAGGGAGAGACCAAGTACGTCGCGGTCGGGAAATGCACTGGATCCGGTTGGATCGCTACTTCTCTTCGAGCGATGTCAAGCGCGACAAAGACGGAAATCCGATTTTAGATAGCCATGGAGAAAGGCAGCTCGATCTAGCAGCGATTCCGGAGGATCCGCAAGTTTCACTCCAGCCGATTGGCTGCATGCATTGTGAAACCGCGCCTTGCGAAACGGTTTGTCCGGTCAATGCGACGGTACACGATGAAGACGGCCTCAACACGATGGCTTACAATCGCTGTATTGGAACTCGCTACTGTGCGAACAACTGTCCGTACAAAGTGCGTCGCTTCAATTTTATGGATTACCAGCAGCGTCCTTTGGACCGACTGTACGAAGGACCGTTAGCACCAAAGGGGATGCCGGAATTGGTCCAGATGGCCCAGAATCCAGATGTTTCGGTTCGCATGCGTGGTGTGATGGAAAAGTGCACCTATTGCGTACAGCGTATCCAGCAAGCGAAGATCGCCCAGAAAGTAAAAGCTAGTGATAGCAACGACATTCGGATTCCTGACGGAACGATCAAGGTAGCCTGTCAGCAGGTTTGTCCGATGGATGCGATCGAATTTGGGGATGTTAGTGATCCTAACAGCAAGGTTTCAGAGCTACAGGCTAACGAGCGTAACTACGCGGTTCTTGGATACACCAATGCTCGTCCACGTACGACCTATCTCGCAAAACTGCGAAACCCGAACCCAGACATGCCGGATTACTATGATCAACCGTTGGCTAAGGCGGAATACAAGGCGACGAAGCCAAAGAAAAAGGGCGGGTATGATTCACACAACGACCACGGTTACGAGGATGCCCATTCAGAGACAGGAGGGTCGCACTAA